From Kitasatospora sp. MAP12-44:
AGCCGGGCCTCGCGGACCTTGTCGGCGACCATCCGGTCCAGCCCCTCGGTCATCAGCCGCCGCCCGTGGCCGAGCCCGCGGGCGTGCGGCACCACGCCGAGCCCGAGCACCCAGCTGACCCGCCGGTCCGGCGTGTTGGCGAGCAGCGTGTAGCCGGTCAGCTCGTCGTCGCAGTCCAGGACGAGGAAGTGCTCGCCATGGACGTCGAACAGCTGGCGCAGCACGAAGAACGGGTAGGGGTCCGCGGCGAAGATGGTGCTGTCGATGCGG
This genomic window contains:
- a CDS encoding N-acetyltransferase, which encodes MEQSARRSEPVAGAIRPAGPADLPGLSRIDSTIFAADPYPFFVLRQLFDVHGEHFLVLDCDDELTGYTLLANTPDRRVSWVLGLGVVPHARGLGHGRRLMTEGLDRMVADKVREARLTVEPDNTIALNLYHSLGFTVVQLCAGYFGPGEDRLIMSLPIG